The proteins below come from a single Oryzomicrobium terrae genomic window:
- the recA gene encoding recombinase RecA, with the protein MDENKAKALTAALAQIEKQFGKGSIMKMGETEVDQGLQVVSTGSLGLDIALGVGGLPRGRVVEIYGPESSGKTTLTLQVVAEMQKMGGVAAFIDAEHALDPQYAQKLGVKIGDLLISQPDTGEQALEIADMLVRSGGVDVIIIDSVAALVPKAEIEGEMGDSLPGLHARLMSQALRKLTANIKKTNTLVIFINQIRMKIGVMFGSPETTTGGNALKFYASVRLDIRRIGGIKKGDEVIGNETKVKVVKNKVSPPFREAIFDILYGEGISREGEIIDMGVAHKIVEKSGAWYAYNGEKIGQGKDNVREYLRQHPEMAAEIEAKVRAAVGVASPTGVAAPAEA; encoded by the coding sequence ATGGACGAAAACAAAGCCAAAGCCCTGACGGCCGCCCTGGCCCAGATCGAAAAGCAATTCGGCAAAGGCTCCATCATGAAGATGGGCGAAACCGAGGTGGATCAAGGCCTCCAGGTGGTTTCCACCGGCTCCCTCGGCCTCGACATCGCCCTGGGCGTCGGCGGCCTGCCGCGCGGTCGCGTGGTCGAGATCTACGGCCCGGAATCCTCCGGCAAGACCACCCTGACCCTGCAGGTCGTGGCCGAAATGCAAAAGATGGGAGGCGTGGCCGCCTTCATCGACGCCGAGCACGCCCTGGACCCTCAGTACGCGCAAAAGCTCGGGGTCAAGATCGGCGACCTGCTGATTTCCCAACCCGACACCGGTGAGCAGGCCCTGGAGATCGCCGACATGCTGGTGCGCTCCGGCGGCGTAGACGTGATCATCATCGACTCGGTGGCCGCCCTGGTGCCCAAGGCCGAAATCGAAGGCGAGATGGGCGATTCCCTGCCCGGCCTGCACGCCCGCCTAATGAGCCAGGCCCTGCGCAAGCTCACCGCCAACATCAAGAAGACCAACACCCTGGTGATCTTCATCAACCAGATCCGCATGAAGATCGGCGTGATGTTTGGCTCCCCGGAAACCACCACCGGCGGCAACGCGCTCAAGTTCTACGCCTCGGTGCGCCTCGATATCCGCCGCATCGGCGGCATCAAGAAGGGCGATGAGGTAATCGGCAACGAGACCAAGGTCAAAGTGGTGAAGAACAAGGTCTCGCCCCCGTTCCGCGAAGCCATCTTCGACATCCTCTACGGCGAAGGCATTTCCCGGGAAGGCGAGATCATCGACATGGGCGTGGCCCACAAGATCGTCGAGAAGTCCGGCGCCTGGTATGCCTACAACGGCGAGAAGATCGGCCAGGGCAAGGACAACGTGCGCGAGTACCTGCGTCAGCACCCGGAAATGGCCGCCGAGATCGAAGCCAAGGTGCGCGCTGCCGTCGGCGTGGCCTCGCCCACCGGCGTCGCGGCGCCGGCCGAAGCGTAA
- the recX gene encoding recombination regulator RecX has protein sequence MERTLRERALSLLTRREHARAELARKLAPHAESSEELERLLDELAARKLLSDSRYAEMRVTVRAGRYGDQRLRQELAAVGVDEDTIATALESTDDELSRARSVWLKKFGTPAADAAARAKQMRFLAQRGFSMEIIRRVLRGLDDE, from the coding sequence GTGGAACGCACCCTGCGGGAACGGGCGCTCTCCCTGCTCACCCGGCGCGAGCATGCCCGGGCCGAACTGGCGCGCAAGCTGGCGCCCCACGCCGAAAGTAGCGAGGAGCTGGAGCGGCTGCTCGACGAGTTAGCCGCCCGCAAACTGCTGTCCGACAGCCGTTACGCCGAAATGCGCGTCACCGTACGGGCCGGTCGCTACGGCGATCAGCGTCTCCGCCAGGAACTGGCGGCGGTCGGCGTCGATGAAGACACCATCGCCACCGCCCTGGAAAGTACCGACGACGAGCTGTCCCGGGCCCGCTCGGTCTGGCTGAAGAAATTCGGCACCCCTGCCGCGGACGCGGCGGCACGGGCCAAACAAATGCGTTTCCTCGCCCAGCGGGGTTTTTCCATGGAGATCATCCGCCGCGTACTACGTGGCCTCGATGATGAATAA
- a CDS encoding RNA polymerase factor sigma-54, whose translation MKPSLQLKLSQHLALTPQLQQSIKLLQLSTLELNQEIEHYLLENPLLEREDDYEPSPPPTDAGFADAPGGALPNDRDEADARGEREEAADPGDSNEFSAENNAEGSLDDGWFAEGSYPSGSRDNDGDDEGDGQDIQAATTSLKEHLTWQLGLIPLSDRDRSLACFLVEALDDDGYLDQSLEELGEALPAELEVEPEELEIALKHIHNLEPTGVGARSPQECLALQLKARPAEPLRNLALTLVEKYLDLLASRDFTRLKRQLGCDDDTLKAVQTLIMGLNPRPGAQYAPLETRYIVPDVIVRKVRNQWVASINPDAFPRLRVNRLYADLLQKHRTRGDGGGMSGQLQEARWLIKNVQQRFDTILRVSQAIVDRQRAFFDHGEVAMRPLVLREIAEILDLHESTVSRVTTQKYMASPRGIFELKYFFGSHVATDTGGACSATAIRALIKQLVGSENAKKPLSDNQIADILGQQGIVVARRTIAKYREGMGIPAANLRKSL comes from the coding sequence ATGAAACCCAGCCTCCAGCTCAAGCTCTCGCAACACCTGGCGCTCACGCCCCAGTTGCAGCAGTCGATCAAGCTGCTGCAACTGTCGACCCTCGAGCTGAACCAGGAGATCGAGCATTACCTGCTGGAAAATCCGCTACTGGAACGGGAGGACGATTACGAGCCCAGCCCCCCCCCGACCGATGCCGGCTTCGCCGACGCCCCGGGTGGCGCCCTGCCGAACGACCGGGACGAAGCGGACGCCCGTGGCGAGCGTGAGGAGGCGGCGGACCCTGGCGATAGCAACGAATTCAGCGCCGAGAACAACGCCGAAGGTAGCCTCGACGACGGCTGGTTCGCCGAAGGCAGCTACCCGAGCGGCAGTCGCGACAACGATGGCGACGACGAGGGAGATGGCCAGGACATCCAGGCCGCCACTACCAGTCTGAAGGAACACCTGACCTGGCAGTTGGGGCTGATCCCCCTGTCCGACCGGGACCGCAGCCTGGCCTGTTTCCTGGTCGAGGCCCTCGACGACGACGGCTACCTCGACCAGTCCCTGGAAGAACTGGGGGAAGCACTGCCCGCCGAACTGGAGGTCGAGCCGGAAGAGCTGGAGATCGCCCTCAAGCACATCCACAACCTGGAGCCGACCGGGGTGGGGGCCCGCAGCCCTCAGGAATGCCTGGCATTGCAACTCAAGGCGCGTCCCGCCGAACCGCTGCGCAACCTGGCCCTGACCCTGGTGGAAAAATACTTGGACCTGCTGGCCAGCCGCGACTTCACCCGGCTGAAGCGCCAACTGGGCTGCGACGACGATACCCTGAAGGCGGTGCAAACCCTGATCATGGGCCTCAACCCCCGCCCCGGGGCCCAGTACGCGCCCCTGGAAACCCGCTACATCGTGCCCGATGTCATCGTGCGCAAGGTGCGCAACCAGTGGGTGGCGAGCATCAACCCGGACGCCTTCCCGCGCCTGCGGGTCAACCGCCTCTACGCCGACCTGCTGCAGAAGCACCGCACCCGCGGCGACGGTGGCGGCATGTCCGGCCAGTTGCAGGAAGCGCGCTGGCTGATCAAAAACGTGCAGCAGCGCTTCGACACCATCCTGCGCGTCTCCCAGGCCATCGTGGACCGGCAGCGCGCCTTCTTCGACCACGGCGAGGTGGCGATGCGCCCCCTGGTGCTGCGCGAGATCGCCGAGATCCTCGATCTGCACGAATCCACCGTCTCCCGGGTGACCACCCAGAAGTACATGGCCTCGCCCCGGGGCATCTTCGAACTGAAATATTTTTTCGGTAGCCACGTGGCCACCGATACCGGTGGCGCTTGCTCGGCCACCGCCATCCGCGCCCTCATCAAGCAATTGGTGGGGTCGGAAAACGCCAAGAAACCCCTCTCGGATAATCAAATTGCCGATATTCTCGGACAGCAGGGCATTGTCGTAGCCCGCCGGACGATAGCAAAATACAGAGAGGGGATGGGCATTCCAGCGGCCAATCTCCGTAAGTCCCTCTAA
- the lptB gene encoding LPS export ABC transporter ATP-binding protein — protein MKAATLSPAETASPVPPSHSRLSAHNLKKRYKKRTVVHDVSFDVASGEVVGLLGPNGAGKTTCFYMVVGLVAADGGEVYLDEARLTHQPIHQRAHQGLSYLPQEASVFRKLNVAENIQAVLELQNLPEDEVKNRLESLLDELHIGHLRGTLAVALSGGERRRVEIARALATNPRFVLLDEPFAGVDPIAVLEIQKIIRFLKARGIGVLITDHNVRETLGICDRAYIINEGRVLAAGRPDEIVHNEEVRKVYLGEHFRL, from the coding sequence ATGAAAGCTGCCACCCTGTCCCCTGCCGAGACGGCCTCGCCGGTGCCGCCCAGCCACAGCCGCCTGTCCGCCCACAACCTGAAGAAGCGCTACAAGAAGCGCACTGTGGTTCATGACGTCTCCTTCGACGTGGCCAGTGGCGAGGTAGTGGGTCTGCTCGGCCCTAACGGCGCAGGCAAGACCACCTGTTTCTACATGGTGGTGGGCCTGGTGGCCGCCGACGGCGGCGAGGTTTACCTGGACGAGGCCCGCCTAACCCACCAGCCGATCCACCAGCGCGCCCACCAGGGGCTCTCCTACCTGCCCCAGGAAGCCTCGGTATTCCGCAAGCTGAACGTGGCCGAGAATATTCAGGCGGTGCTGGAACTGCAGAACCTGCCGGAAGACGAGGTGAAGAACCGCCTCGAATCCCTGCTCGACGAACTGCACATCGGCCACTTGCGCGGCACCCTGGCGGTGGCCCTGTCCGGCGGCGAGCGGCGCCGCGTCGAGATCGCCCGGGCCCTGGCCACCAACCCGCGCTTCGTGCTGCTCGACGAGCCCTTCGCCGGGGTGGACCCGATCGCCGTGCTTGAAATCCAGAAGATCATCCGCTTCCTCAAGGCCCGCGGCATCGGCGTGCTGATCACCGACCACAACGTGCGCGAGACCCTGGGCATTTGCGACCGGGCCTATATCATCAACGAAGGACGGGTACTGGCAGCCGGCCGCCCCGACGAGATCGTGCACAACGAAGAAGTGCGCAAGGTCTACTTGGGCGAGCACTTCCGCCTGTAA
- the hpf gene encoding ribosome hibernation-promoting factor, HPF/YfiA family, with product MNLQISGHHLEVTPAIREYVTGKLDRVIRHFDNVIDVSVILSVEKLKQKAEVTVHVRGKDIFVESEDTDLYAAVDSLIDKLDRQIIKHKQKIQDHHRDEKNIPVAE from the coding sequence ATGAATCTGCAGATCAGTGGGCATCACCTGGAAGTCACCCCGGCGATCCGTGAATATGTGACCGGCAAACTGGACCGCGTCATCCGTCACTTCGACAACGTGATCGACGTGAGCGTGATCCTGTCGGTCGAGAAGCTGAAGCAAAAGGCCGAAGTGACCGTCCACGTACGCGGCAAGGACATCTTCGTCGAAAGCGAAGATACCGATCTGTATGCCGCAGTCGACAGCCTGATCGACAAGCTGGACCGCCAGATCATCAAGCACAAGCAGAAAATCCAGGATCATCACCGCGACGAGA
- a CDS encoding UvrD-helicase domain-containing protein gives MAELNPPQREAIRYLDGPLLVLAGAGSGKTRVITQKIAYLIEDCDFPPASIAAITFTNKAAREMEERVGSLLTHRSGPSPLISTFHSLGMRLLRQECRALGYKPGFSILDATDCFGLVGELTKTVDKKVVRAVQSQISSWKNALVSPDAAVSVAQGETEALAARVYRDYEATLKAYQAMDFDDLIGLPVRLFEEHPDVCERWQNKLRYLLVDEYQDTNACQYRLLKLLTGPRAMFTAVGDDDQAIYGWRGADIENLRGLPRDFPKLKVIKLEQNYRSTVRILKAANTLIAHNEKLFDKTLWSDLGIGDPITVTVCKDNEHEGESVVMRLQAHKFENRTRFADYAILYRSNHQARTIEQYLRDARIPYLISGGQSFFDKAEIKDITSYLRLLANSDDDPAFIRAVTTPKRGVGTSTLEVLGRYAGERHISLFAALFEEGFAQRVGARQLEPLLEFGEFMNRLEWRAKKEPAGPVLADLLAAIGYERWLFDHEEARAAESKWANVQEFAAWLTKKGDEDGKTLVELTQTIALINMLEKKNADGGEIDAVQLSTLHASKGLEYKHVFLVGVEEGILPHRESTAPDKLEEERRLMYVGITRAQRSLHLSYCERRKQAKEWIPCEPSRFIEEMGKEDLRISGGKQSAPPEKQEVKKRFGNLKAMLAGGGPGPGSGS, from the coding sequence ATGGCTGAACTCAATCCTCCCCAGCGCGAAGCGATCCGCTACCTCGACGGCCCCCTGCTGGTCCTGGCTGGCGCCGGCTCGGGCAAGACCCGGGTGATCACTCAGAAGATCGCCTACCTGATCGAGGACTGCGACTTCCCGCCCGCCTCCATCGCCGCCATCACCTTCACCAACAAGGCGGCGCGGGAAATGGAAGAGCGGGTGGGCTCCCTGCTCACCCACCGCAGCGGTCCGTCGCCGCTCATTTCCACTTTCCACTCCCTGGGCATGCGCCTGCTACGCCAGGAATGCCGGGCGCTTGGCTACAAGCCGGGGTTTTCCATCCTCGATGCCACCGACTGCTTCGGCCTGGTTGGCGAGCTGACCAAGACGGTGGACAAGAAGGTGGTGCGGGCGGTGCAGAGCCAGATTTCCAGTTGGAAGAACGCCCTGGTCAGCCCCGACGCCGCCGTCAGCGTTGCCCAGGGCGAGACCGAGGCCCTGGCTGCCCGGGTCTACCGGGATTACGAAGCGACCCTGAAGGCCTACCAGGCCATGGACTTCGACGACCTGATCGGCCTGCCGGTGCGCTTGTTCGAAGAACACCCGGACGTCTGCGAGCGCTGGCAGAACAAGCTGCGCTACCTGCTGGTGGACGAGTACCAGGACACCAACGCCTGCCAGTACCGGCTGCTGAAGCTGCTCACCGGCCCCCGGGCGATGTTCACCGCCGTGGGCGACGACGACCAGGCCATCTACGGCTGGCGTGGTGCCGACATCGAGAACCTGCGCGGCCTACCCCGGGATTTCCCCAAGTTGAAGGTGATCAAGCTGGAGCAGAACTACCGCTCCACGGTGCGTATCCTCAAGGCCGCCAATACCCTGATCGCCCATAACGAGAAGCTGTTCGACAAGACCCTGTGGTCCGACCTGGGCATCGGCGACCCGATCACCGTCACCGTGTGCAAGGACAACGAGCACGAGGGTGAATCGGTGGTGATGCGCCTGCAGGCGCACAAGTTCGAGAACCGCACCCGCTTCGCCGACTACGCCATCCTCTATCGCAGCAACCACCAGGCCCGCACTATCGAGCAGTACCTGCGCGACGCCCGCATCCCCTACCTGATCTCCGGCGGCCAGTCCTTCTTCGACAAGGCCGAGATCAAGGACATCACCAGCTACCTGCGCCTGCTGGCCAACAGCGACGACGACCCGGCCTTCATCCGCGCCGTGACCACGCCCAAGCGCGGCGTCGGTACCTCGACCCTGGAAGTGCTCGGGCGCTACGCCGGCGAGCGGCACATCTCGCTGTTCGCCGCCCTGTTCGAGGAAGGCTTCGCCCAACGCGTCGGTGCCCGCCAGCTCGAGCCCCTGCTCGAATTCGGCGAGTTCATGAACCGTCTCGAATGGCGCGCCAAGAAGGAACCGGCCGGGCCGGTGCTGGCCGACCTGCTCGCCGCCATCGGCTACGAGCGCTGGCTGTTCGACCATGAAGAGGCCCGCGCGGCCGAATCCAAATGGGCCAACGTCCAGGAATTCGCCGCCTGGCTGACCAAGAAGGGCGACGAGGATGGCAAGACCCTGGTGGAGCTGACCCAGACCATCGCCCTGATCAACATGCTGGAAAAGAAGAATGCCGACGGTGGCGAGATCGACGCAGTGCAACTGTCCACCCTGCACGCCTCGAAAGGGCTGGAGTACAAGCACGTCTTCCTGGTCGGGGTGGAGGAGGGCATCCTGCCCCACCGCGAATCCACCGCCCCGGACAAGCTGGAGGAAGAGCGCCGCCTGATGTATGTGGGCATCACCCGGGCCCAGCGCAGCCTGCATCTGTCCTATTGCGAGCGGCGCAAGCAGGCCAAGGAGTGGATTCCCTGCGAACCGTCCCGCTTCATCGAGGAAATGGGCAAGGAGGACCTGCGCATCTCCGGCGGCAAGCAATCGGCCCCGCCGGAAAAGCAGGAAGTGAAAAAGCGCTTCGGCAACCTCAAGGCCATGCTCGCCGGTGGCGGCCCGGGCCCGGGGAGCGGCAGTTAG